ctGGCGTGTTTTTTGAGTCTATGCTCTGTTCACAATGGGCCCATGATCTGGACAGCCAAGTTTTTGTACATGCATGCCAAGTGTATAGTGGACAAGTCATGACCAGTTGGAAAATGGCGGTGACCATAATCTATCCCCAGGAAAATATATGATGTGGCCTTTTGCACATGTTGTTCACAAGTTTCTTCAATAGCATTAACTACGACTACCACGCCAACGTTAAGGATAGCACATGGGGACCAAGCCTCCTGGTACTATAGCAATGGAGTAGAGTTCTTTATGTAATAGATGGCATAGAATCAAAGAGGGTGAAAGCAATTGCGCTTACTTGAATTGAAAATACATCTTCAATTGGCATGAGGAAAGGCTTGTCAAGCTGGCGCACAGGTTCAGGAATGTACGCATCAACAGCTTCCATTAGTTTTAGAATAGCATTTTTTCCGATTTCTTCATTTGTGCCTTGTAAGGCAGACAATGCCGAACCCCGAACAATCGGAATTTCATCACCTGGGAACTTGTAGAAACTAAGGAGCTCTGCAGAAGCAAATGACTGTGTGAAGCACTTCCACCAAAATCAAGTAAATGACAAGCCAACTACAAAAGAAATCATGTGATGCTAAATCAAACTTTTGTTGAGCCCAATAAACCATGCATATGGGAACCACCTTCTACAATCAATTCAAATTATTCATATGGTGGTCCTCATGATAAATGGAAGATGACCTCTCCACcaggtgatcctaaccatctgaatcCAACCATGTTAAATGTGGGCAATTTCTTGGAAATTTTCATTTCCATTGGACGGCTACATTTGATACAGAAGGCATTAGGGCATGAACCCACCACATGATGGGGCCAACCAGATCAACGGCTTACATTACCAAGAGATGCGCCTAACCGTTGCCATTGCTGTTTAACAAACAAAGCAGTTTCTCTCAAACAAGCATAATAGGATGCCTCACAACcaaaacattaataaataaattaatgaatgACAACGGTCATATATACCACGGAGTTCCATCTCTACAAGTTCCAGTAGCTCTGGATCATCAAcagcatcaaccttattcagaaaGCACACAAGTGACGGCACCCCTACCTGAATCAatacaaaggaagaagaagaagaagaaggttggcTTTAAAGAAGTACCCCATTAATGACGATCTCTAGAATTTTGGAACATGGGACAATAAGCAACCATGCAGTATAAAACATAACTTCTTTACCCACCTGACGTGCAAGCAAAATATGTTCCTTTGTCTGTGGCATGGGTCCATCTGGGGCAGATACGACGAGAATACCCCCATCCATTTGAGCTGCTCCAGTAATCATGTTCTGCAATTCCATCAAATTCCTCACGTTACAGTGTAAGACATCAAAGAACTCTTCCAATCCTACAAGAAAGCTGCCATAGATATAACTAATGCACACCCTAGAAACCATAGAGGAGACCGTGTTCATATAAGGCAATTGCTAAATGACAAACTACCGAACATTTGACCTCAACTTTTGTTTATATATTTGTCTGATCATTTTTTTTCTCCTGTGTttagttttcttttaaaatgGAATTCATCTCTCTTTTATAAATACTCTTTATTTCAACAAAATTTCAACTTTTTTACCTTTTGTTTAAATAGAGAAGTGGGTATTCTTTAATCCATTACATTCCTCTTTGCAATTCACGAAAGACAACAATAAGTTTTCTGTAACTCACTTTAACGTAGTCTGCATGTCCTGGGCAATCCACGTGTGCATAGTGTCGCTTAGCAGTCTCATATTCCACATGGGCCTGCAAATCATGCCACCTAAAATAAGCTTCCAATATCTCCACAATAAGTAATTATTGAGCATAAAAAAGGCCAATAGAAGACAGCATTAAAACACGTTATGTACTTATGCTAGAAACATATCCCAACATATAATGTGCATGATGCAACAAAGAAAATGGCATCCTAACCGTTGCAATGGTAATTCCTCGAGCTTTCTCCTCTGGTGCCTTGTCAATCTCATCAAAGGCAACAGCCTTAGCTTTACCTTCTTCTGCCAGTACCTATAAAAAGCCCATAAAAATTAGAAAGCCGCATGAGCTCCTCGCAGGGATAACTCAGTCATAAACTCAGACAAAACAAATCAACTCTCGATCTAGAGAGAGACAAACACGATCAatgtcatcatcgtcatcatccacGGCTTATCCCAACTGATTGGGGTCAGCTAGCTAAGATCAATATATGGAAGCATAAAACACATCAACTAGAATCAACCTTTGTAATGGCTGCTGTGAGTGTAGTTTTCCCATGATCAACATGTCCAATAGTCCCAACATTTACATGAGGTTTCCTGCATCAATAAACACAAAAAGAATACAAATGTAAAGAATTGTACACGACCAAAGTACATTCACATTATGAACTCAACAGATTGAGGACAAGCTAAATATTATCTCCCTTTGAAGAAACTGAATCAAAGATACCAAACACATCAATGAGTTGTATCCTATCGCTATGGAGTAGTATTTTTCCATTTAAGCATGTGAAACTTTATTAGAATTTAATGCAAAATAGCAACTCAACAGACCAAGCTGGAAATATTGCATACAAAAATTACAAAACAAGCAAACACGACAAAGCCTTTGGAGAGTAGAAAGGCTGCAACCAATGCTGATCTGATGACTAAATTATTGGCTTCCTAAAGTATGTAAGAGGCCCTTCCAAATCTCCATAAATCCTAAAAAGAGCTAACAAGTGGAAGTTATTTCtcctgtgggccacctgatggtgTTGCTCAAGGCTTTAAGCAAGACCAAAAGAGCTTCTCTCACCCTCTGATCATTGTTCCATCATGTTGCAGGTATGTGTAAATaagaaccatccatctagtggctCCCAAAGTGAATGGTGAATGGTTAAAGAAACCAAATTGAATGATCCAACTCAACCAATCAACATTCTTCAAAATGGTAGTAGAAAACAAATTTGGTTAAGAACAGTAGACATTCAGCAATTAGAGGTTCAAAAGGAGATGGCTATGATTATTTGATAGGTGCCATTTTCAAAACCATATGTCATTGACAATAACGTCCACTTGACGGGCAGCCCCGATTGGAATCTCGCCTCCCACGTGTACTATGGGGAGATCTCTCTGCCATATCTGGGTTCTTTTGGCTGTATTGTAACATTTCCCTTCTCGTAAATCCACAACAGAAATTCCACAGATAAGAGAAAATCTCAAAAATGTCATTCAGATCTCAGACAaccaaaaaacccaaaaacatgtcattaagggggcgtttggcgcatgggtttaaatgggatttggtgggagtgggttttaagattCCATGGATCATTGCAAGGTCAGTTTGGGACTCACgtgaggtatgggttgtgaagaCCCTTCTTGGAATCAGCACTGAGGCAAGGGTTTCTGCAATCCTACTTTGGGTTTCGtgtagctagtggtcggtgctatgtggaccccaccatgatgtatgtgttttatccatgccgtccatccattttgaaatataatttttgggcttgatcccaaaaatgaggtagatataaatctcaggtggaccacaccatgggaaaacagtagtgattgaattacaccattaaaaacctcctagggccaactgtgcggtccacttgagatttggatcaaactcatttttgggctcataccataaaatgacatggaagaatgggtaaacagcatggatgaaacacatacatgatggtggggcctagAGAGCACCGACCGGTAGTGGCgagatgagtagccaatccgtttcccaaacatgaagtgggatggcctcCAGGCCATGGGATTAGACCACAATCCCTGACAcaatgtaattattacattttggtaattccatcccacttaaacccatctaatcccatgctccaaacaccccctaacaGAACACTCATAAAGCTACAAAAACCAACTATTACTCATAAGAGTAATGATCGTCACCAACTGGTGGTCAGTTAGATTAAGCTACAAACCATCATGTGTGCCAATTTGTTACGTgatatacacaacatgtgggccacaATAATTGTCAGGCAGGCCACTCTATACAAAATAATGGACAGTTTAAATCAGACCCGCTGATGAGCTGATTCTATGTACATACTGGGCCTGCCTGAATCCTGATgattggactggcctgattttcatgcCCATGATATTCTTAGCAGGGATCTCCTTTTGCATGGCACATTGGCAAGTGTGATGAATACAACTGGTCATAGATGACCGTTTCCCTTATCCCAAATATCCATATTGACTTTCTAAGAGTGAAAAAAGGTATGCAGAAAATGTACTCAGATTCACAGTCAATAAAAATTTTCCCCCGGCATATATTtcattaggggtcatttggatggtgataaatggtttaagttgtaaatgattacAGGTtgtctgtttggctttaagttttaaatgatttatggtgtttgtatagcctgtAAAATGGTTTACATCCTGTAATTGTGTGTTCTCACCTGAGATAGTTTAGTGAAGTAATTCATTAAAAAGCATTCAAATGGCATATAAGAGTGGGTCACTGGATTAAGCTCATCTCACTAAAGCTTAGTGTTGATCCTCACATAAGACCAAGAAGTAGGTGAATCATAGAAGTGGGCCCATGAATTCAAACGCTCTTTTATAAGGCCAATAGCAAGATCTGTTGCCGTTggcagagggagggagggagggagggagggagagggagagagattgtgagagagagagagagagagagagagagagagagagagagagagagagagagagagctgttggAGTTCTCAGATACAATAGAGAGCGGGAGATACAAATCTCCCGGTCTTCAAAATAAGAGCTGTTGGAGGCTTCTTGCTAATAAATCATTTGCTAGTAAATGAGATCCCAGCTTTTTGCTAGCAAATGAAAAGGGGGAAACGTTGGTAAACCATATACAAATAGTAAATGATTTACTGGCATTTTAGGGCATCCAAACGTTGCCTCATTTACCatcatccaaacgaccccttacaaACAGACACAATCAACAGAACAAAGATGACTCATTTCTTGCAAACTCCATATCTTTACAATCAAACAGACAATAGGATAGCAGGCACACTGGACACGTTGGCACGCATGATCGGTACAACTGGTCATATATGACTGTTTCCCTTCTCCCAAAATATCCATATCAAATTTCCAGAGTTTAAAAAGGTATACAGAAAATGTACTAAAATTCACATCCCCCgcaaaaatttcttttaaaacaGATAAAATCAATGAAACAAAGATGACCCATTTCTTGCAAACTCCATTTCTTTACAATCAAATGAATGATATGATGGCGGGCACACTCAACACATGAGCATGCGTGATGGGTATAACTGGTCATAGAGTACTGTTTTTCTTCTCCCAAAATATCCATATCAAATTTCAAAGAGTGTAAGAAAGGTACATTGAAAATGTATTCAGATTCACAGTCGATCCAAAAAAAAAAGCGCAAATACTTCATCAGAAGCACACACAAAATCAACAGTACAAAGACGACCCATTTCTCACAAACTCCACATCTTTACAATCAAACAGACAGtacaaagaaaattaaaataaaaacataaaaagaaattGCAAAGATCAATCCATCTAGAAACAAgagaaaaaaccaaaaatcagaaataaaaacccaaataaaaatgatttttttcacATACGTGCGCGTAAACGTCGCCAGGGATCTTCTCCACCAAAACCCGCCATCAAAATCCCTCCTGCCCTCTGCATACAGAGTCTCTGAAATGGAAAATCGGCCCGAGATCTCCCCACGACAGCATGAGTATAGAGGCGAGGATAGATTGAGAAGGCGCTTGATATTTGGGTTCTTCAGAGCAGCTGAAGCcatgagagagcgagagagagagagagagaagaaggtttTAGTGGCGAAGggtttaaagagagagagaaggagcggCCAAGGGTTTTGTGGAGAAACTCTGGACTCGTGACATTCAACGGGACTCGCGCGAGTGAGATGGAGGGTAAGCGCGTGCGCACGTGCAGACGGATCCGATCCATTCATTCTGTGGGGCCCAAGGCGAGCATGCTCTAGTCACAAATCATGGACCACAATTTTCAAATGGGCAATTAAGGACCTATAATTTATATTACATGTGCATGTGTGGTCCACAAATCAGTGGACTGGCTTGTTTTTTTTCAAGGGCAAGTTCATGGTGGGACCTGcttgatgaacggctcggatatTTCAGACATGTCAAGTTGGCGGACGCGGCTTCGGTGAATCGGGAATCCACCGCGGTGGGTGGATcactgattgtggggcccactttgatgcatgtgtcctacatccacgccgtccatccgtttttacagcctattttaggatatgagcacaaaaaatgaagcagatacaaatctcatgaGGACCATAAgacgggaaacagtgttgattgaatggccaccattaaaagaaTAATCTTacagtccaccgtaatgtttattttacatccaacctgttgataaagtcacatagacCTCGATGAAAAgaccacaaaaatattagcttgatccaaaaattttgtggcccacaaaaaaaatttaattgtgggagttcaatcactactgtttcttgtggcatggtctacctgagatttagatctgtttcatttttgggctcatgctctatctATAAAatccgatggacggtgtggatacaagataaatatatcaaagtaggccccacagtcaatTATCCATCAACTTAATAAATCCCCGGATCCATAGAAGCCGCGCCCCAAGCAGGCAAGTGGCGAGGGCCGTCCTAAATGGACCGGGGCTAGGATTACCGGACCCGGGTACCTAAGGCCGACCCAGCAGGTATCCTCTTAAATCTCAGTCCAAACCAGTCCAGGCCCACAACGTCTAGATGAACTTGACCCACTTTTGAGGCGAGtttgggcccatctaaattaATGGTGATCCAGATCGGGCTagaaaatgtggtccacttaaatgggTAGCGGTCAAGCTTGGGCtagataatgtggcccacttaagtaaaTGGACCAATCCTGACGGATTCGGCTTTTCTTCATGGAATTCGATGAAACAAGGGTCAGTTGCAACAAATTGCTATATGAATTTATGAGATATGCTATTGAATTTTATTGTTTGTGGAGGAATGAATGGTCAATACAATCTAATGCAATGATTGTGGATCAGTGGGCTCACTTTGATTCAATGTGGGCTGTTGCTCAGTTTTGATTTTAGAGGTGTGTGGGTCTGATGTAGAATGTGTTCCCAGcatggttaagccaaaaaaaggtggactgtaaattgacTGTAACTTTTGATTCGGTATCGTTATGTGGCACACAACTCATCGATCTTCACtaaaacgggccatccgaggtaaACCGACCCACATTTGTCCATTTCGTAAAAAAACGTACGCTTtcaactcaaaaatgaatttaaaaaaatactatttttaataattctgaattttttaatatttttctatttttagagttttggattttcttcctttttagaaataacttataATTATGCAAGGACTCTTTtagtaaaagtttatttgaaatttttatttttagaaattaggctttaaaagagttttattataattaggatttttattagagttagaattttgctatttttggtaattatgaattttagtttatttttttctttatttataatgtaaGAGAACACATTAGgaaattaatcaatcaattttaaattttatagaattttttttccattttcttattcttttccttgtggattcgaagagtctctgcgaggagtccagataagctccgtagatttggattagttatcCCCTCGTGGAAGACAGTGCTCaacctcatgtccttccctgcgtcaaggTCCCTATTGATGTGGCATGTTTCCCATCCTTGAATCTCTGTGATAGGGCCCATGAATTGTTGATCTGGTGCATTCATCTAGCGGGCCGTCCTTGAATCTCTACAATAGGACCCGCGACTTGGCGATCCATTGCATTCAtcggatgggacccactttggatAGACTATGGCACAAAAATCTGACAGACACACTTGGAATGTGGTTCGTTGGATTGGGCTGATGCAGTATTTTCTTCTTGGACCCTCTATTTGTGGGCCGCCGATTGATGTGGGTGGGTCTATGTTGGCCTGAGCTTAGCCTGACAATTAATCAGGCCTAAAAGTCaggctatggtgtggcccatctagtaaTCGGGCCTTTGATCGTTGCccaggctcaggtgggccattaatATAGAATTCTGTAAAACCTGAACCAATGACCAGTCTTtgcccgtctactattcaggccTTTAACATATGGACCCATATCCAAGCTGTATGCCCCTGTGACCAACCCATATTGGGCCTGAACCAAAATCTCACAAGTTAGCCCAGCCGGTCGTCGTCCCCGCCGATGGACCACGTCTatccaatggttaggattgcattATTGGAAATTTGCAAGTATGCATGCCACTAGGTATGGCAATTGGCTTGGCCGGGTTAGGTTGGGTTCAGGTCATAACCAGGATGGTCCAATTCAAACTAAAATCATTTATTAAATGAGTTGAAAATTTAACTCTCACATAACCCATTAACAAATAGAGACCTAACATACTTGATTTATTTAACTGATAATAtataaacaaattaaaaaatttcacacaaCTCATTTATAAATGTGTCAAGTTAAACTGAGTTCAGTTGaccattttaattaaaaatacaaataaataaataaataatattatcatcttatataaaaaatatatatatatataaatatcaatCACATGTTTTCAACTCTTAATTAGTATAAAATCAAACTTTTTCTATAATTTAAATTAAGACCACGGTTGTACTCCAATCCAATCAGATTAGGCCGCTCGTGTGAGCAAGGGCCAAGATTTACTACACGTGCGTATGAGTAGGATACGCGGGCGTGCAAAAGTCTACTCGACTCAAAGGGTTGATTAAATTGTTGGTGTCTCCTTCATTGAGATAGACATATTAAAGACTAGGATCAAAGATCCAGTGTTCTCTTAAGCACCAATATTGCGCTCCATTCAGGTGATTTGTGAAATGAAATGAGGCTAATTCTTctgaatgagttctttttgccttttgACAATAGATGTGAGCCTACTGCCTTAAGGACTTGTTCTTGCAGTGTGATTCGTTAATGAAGTTCAACAATAAAAATAATAGAGAAAATAGATAATAGCCAAAAGTATTCttctattaatgatttttttttttttttacaataatgACAGCCACGATCGACTTGAGGGACAACAATCTATTTGTTGCTCAATCGGGACTGAGCTTTGCAGTGAGACAGTCATGATGTGTGGGATGGACGTTTGTTCGCCGTTCGATCAAAACAAAGCTTCATGGCGAGACGACCAATAGATGGCAAATCTTTGACAATCTGTTCATTGTTCAATCGAAACCTGGCTTCATGGCGAAATGACTGGCAAAGTGATAGCACATTTGTGATATTGGTTGGAACCAAGTACATGGTGAAATGGTTGTGATTCAACTATCAGTTCCTTGTTAGGTGTAGACCAAACTTCGTAGCGAGATGGCCGATAGAATCACCTAGCACATAGCAGGAAAATCCCACAGCCTTTCGTTCAACATTGAGTGATTTTTCTTGCGATGCAGTAGGATGTCGTGGATGAAGGGTGGCGAGATAAATTAAGAACTAACTATGGCCCCATATTATGGGCAGCAATGGATttgaactaaaataaataaataaaaagataaacatTCATagtggatggaaaaataaaattgTGTTTGATTGTAATAACGTGTTGGCTAGAGCTCTTCGTGGAGTGTTGTTTATATAAGCTCATATGATGTGGGTGGTCTTGTAGTAGTCTTCAACATCATGAAGGATTTGGACGTTCGACTATGTATCTCTTTGATTCCCCCACGTAAGCGTAGCAGATCACGTGCGACCATGTGTACCAAAGAGAGGCTCTCGCGCACATCAGCTAGAATCCTCACGTCTATAGACTCCTGCATTGGAAAGTTGTTAAAGTCCTTACGTTACTTGGCATCCGTAGAAAGTTATTTTTTGCAAGGCTCTAGCATTGCTAAATAAAGATCTCATTTGATGAGATTTTGGCATTTAATGttaaaagagatagagagagtctTGATTTAATGAGACTCTTACTCTTTTTTTTAGATAGTACTTTTTATGGAATCTAGAATTTAATGTTCTCTCTCATGTGCACATTTCTATTTCCTCATTTTGAAGTCATCTATACCACATATATAACATGGTTACCATGTGACATCTCCTAAACCGTTTGATTTGGTTATGCCAGATCGAGTGTAAATAATGATGAAGGGAATGAGTAGGATTTCGCCCATTATTTAGCGCATGACGTCGATACATTACGACATCTCATTAGTCCATGTAGGTGTGCCAAAAAAGGATATAAACAACCACCATAACCAAATGTACAGatttttaaatttataatataCTATGATATGTTTGGGGTATGACATATTTTATGTACATGAAGCAAGAAATAGATAGAAAGATAAATGGAGAGGAtctgtaggggagagagagagagagagaggagtcccATGTAACACTTATTTCATGAATCTTATAAAACAACAAGTTTGTGGAGCCTACCATGTTTTAAGTATAAAATCCATTACAATCATTAGGTTCTAAATTTGATGTCAAGTCTTAAGGAATCAGCTGGATACacaacttagatgggccatatcACAAGGAACAGTGGAAAAGGGACATCGACCATACATTTGTGTGTGGGCTACAATgtggtgtatctttcatcaaactcatCAATTAGGTCTAATTCATTGGGATAAAGAGAAAATATAAagattagaaaaaataaaaaaattcaagcaGGCCACATCGTGTGAACTGTGTTATGGGAGCATTTTTACATTTTCAGAATTGGTGTAGTCCATGTGAGTTTTTAATCGGTTTGAACTTTTGTATATATTGTTCAAGTAATGGTCCTCACCTAATGGATTAAGTGGATCTTTCATGCACAACATGGTGGACTCCATAGATTATCACAcaatttctcttcatccaggctatTAGCATTAAGGGGCTATTTATTTTCTAATTCACCATGTAAATAggtgtaaataagtaataattatttgtCACTATAATTTCAACACCATTCTCAAGGTAGATGTTGACGTCTTGCTTTTTTATCGCTAAAATTAAGAAGGGGTGTAAAtttcatgtgaggcccattgtgatgtatatggataatccatgtcgtccatctattatgCTAGCTGATTTTGGGCATTAGCcaagaaaaatgaggcaaatccaaagctcaagtagaccataactGCTtaatgttaaaaacttcttagggcccataagtcttggatcaagctgatatttgtgttttcctcttatcCATGCTCatgcgaccttatgaataggttagatgaaaaataaacagttTTAAGGGCcttaggaagaaaaaaaaaaactttcaatagTGGGAGTTTTATgaccaatgtttcttgtggtgtgggccacttgagctttggatttgcctcgtttttgggcttaTTCCCCAAAATGTTttggtaaaatagatgaatgacatagatatatcacataaatcatgatggggcccacaattttaaGTCAATCCTTTTTTAATCAATTTTCGAGACCAAAATATTCGCTTAAAATCAAACGGTTGTAAGAAGTAATAATGACCTATTTATTAGGTatttacaataaaaataaaaaatcaaacaagccctaaataaGTTTGCTCAGGCTGCCCATTAGGCAGATACAAGCCCAAGTCCAACCCAATTAGCTAATGGGCCTAAAAGTCATGCAAGTATCTAATCAATAGGCCTTAAGACCCAGCTCAAAATAGGACCAAAGGAGGATATTTTCAAGCCAAAACAAAGGATCCCATCTAGTTGACACCCTAATCATATaacatttttatttctattttacaaAGAGTACAACCATAATTTCTAGTGCATCCATGATCCAGTGGTTCATGTTAACCccgatctagaccatctaattttTTAAATTACCTCGTATATGAGCAATACCCCATCATACACCAAAACTTGAACAACTTAAAAGTTGATAACTCTCCAATGCATCAACCATTTCAAGATGTTCAAGAGAAGTCTTTATCAATAGTTCAGTAAAAGCATGCAAATTAAATGCTTACAAATAGCCAATTGTGGGAAGTTTTGATCACTAGTCTATCCATTAAATTGCCCATCAATTAGTCAATTAGAATTGCAAGTTAGAGTCATCTATAACTCTATGTTGCCATTTAGGTATAGTAATAAGTAGGGTTGTCATTGGGCCGAGCACAGGTGTAACATGATTTGAACTTTGAATAATCCAAGTATGAGTTCATATGTAGGGCC
This DNA window, taken from Magnolia sinica isolate HGM2019 chromosome 14, MsV1, whole genome shotgun sequence, encodes the following:
- the LOC131226140 gene encoding elongation factor Tu, mitochondrial isoform X2, with protein sequence MASAALKNPNIKRLLNLSSPLYSCCRGEISGRFSISETLYAEGRRDFDGGFWWRRSLATFTRTKPHVNVGTIGHVDHGKTTLTAAITKVLAEEGKAKAVAFDEIDKAPEEKARGITIATAHVEYETAKRHYAHVDCPGHADYVKNMITGAAQMDGGILVVSAPDGPMPQTKEHILLARQVGVPSLVCFLNKVDAVDDPELLELVEMELRELLSFYKFPGDEIPIVRGSALSALQGTNEEIGKNAILKLMEAVDAYIPEPVRQLDKPFLMPIEDVFSIQGRGTVVTGRVEQGTIKVGEDVEILGLMQAGDNVGLLLRGLKRGDVQRGQVVCKPGSLKTYKKFEAEIYVLTKDEGGRHTAFFSNYRPQFYMRTADITGKVELPENVKMVMPGDNVTAVFELISPVPLESGQRFALREGGRTVGAGVVAKVIS
- the LOC131226140 gene encoding elongation factor Tu, mitochondrial isoform X1; this encodes MASAALKNPNIKRLLNLSSPLYSCCRGEISGRFSISETLYAEGRRDFDGGFWWRRSLATFTRTKPHVNVGTIGHVDHGKTTLTAAITKVLAEEGKAKAVAFDEIDKAPEEKARGITIATAHVEYETAKRHYAHVDCPGHADYVKNMITGAAQMDGGILVVSAPDGPMPQTKEHILLARQVGVPSLVCFLNKVDAVDDPELLELVEMELRELLSFYKFPGDEIPIVRGSALSALQGTNEEIGKNAILKLMEAVDAYIPEPVRQLDKPFLMPIEDVFSIQGRGTVVTGRVEQGTIKVGEDVEILGLMQGGPLKTTVTGVEMFKKILDHGQAGDNVGLLLRGLKRGDVQRGQVVCKPGSLKTYKKFEAEIYVLTKDEGGRHTAFFSNYRPQFYMRTADITGKVELPENVKMVMPGDNVTAVFELISPVPLESGQRFALREGGRTVGAGVVAKVIS